ATTCATACCTAAAATGCGCCTGATGGAACATATACAGACTGACAAGGCTCCTTATGACATTTGGCTTAAGGAAGGATTGTTAACAGTCACAGAGACGATAGGCGGTGTGAAAACTGACTATAAGTACATCGTTCAACACTTGAAAAAACTTAAAGAGGAATACGATCTGAAATTTAAAGCAATCGCGTATGATCCACATAATGCGGATACGTTCCTGGTTGATCTTGAAGAATTCGGTTGCGATTGCATTGAAATTGTTCAAAGTGCCAAGAGTCTTCACCAGGCAACAGAGGATTTTAAACTTGAAGTTGATGCCGGCAATATCCTCTATCACGAGGTAAACGGTCTTTTGACTTGGAGCGTAACAAATGCAAAATTAACGTGGAATAGTTTTGGAGAATGTAAGATCGATAAGAACTACCGCATTAAACGAATCGACCCGATCGATGCGATCATTGATGCCCATAAAATCGTATTAATGAATAAAGAAAATAATATTGATATCAATGAATCAGCGGAAGAATATCTCAAAATGATGGGATGGTGAGGGAGGTGAGAATTTGAATTTTTTCAGTAGGATGTATCAAAAATTTAAAAACATGCTTTCCCCAGCTCCACAAGCTGCAGATATGCAGAGCGAAACACTTTTAGAGTGGCTAGGGATTAGCAAGACTTCTAAGAATATGCTCAGCGAGGTCACATATTTCACCTGCCTTAAGATGTTATCTGAGACGCTTGGAAAAATGCCATTAAAGTATTATCAGGAAACGGAAAAAGGTATTGAAAAAGCAAATTCAAATGCAGCTCATAAGCTATTAAAACTGAGGCCTAATCCGGTAATGACACCATCCATTTTTTGGGCGGCAGTAGAGCAAAATAGAAATCATAATGGGAATGCGTATGTTTGGCTTAGAAAAGTCTTTAAGCCTCAGAGGTTCGGTGGCAGCTATGAAATACAAGACATGTGGGTTATGCCTACAGAAAGTGTTCAAGTCTACATTGACGATGCCGGATACTTTGGTGCTAAAGGGCAAATCTGGTATGTCTATACGGATAAATATAGTGGCGAACGATATACATTGCGTTCAGATGAAGTGTTACACTTTAAGACCTCATATAGCTTTGATGGGGTACTAGGGGTACCTGTAAAAGACATTCTAAAATCTACAGTTGAGGGCGGACTCGAGAGCCAGAATTTTATGAATAACTTGTATAAAAGCGGGCTTACTGCTAAAGCCGCATTAGAATATACTGGAGATTTAAACGAAGATGCAAAGAAAAAGCTTGTTGCAGGTTTTGAGCAGTTTGCAAATGGATCAGAAAATAGCGGAAAAATTATTCCTGTTCCGCTTGGAATGAAACTGATACCATTAGATATCAAGTTAACGGATAGTCAATTCTTCGAGTTGAAAAAATTCAGCGCTCTTCAGATCGCCGGCGCTTTTGGAATTAAACCAAATCAGATTAATGATTATGAAAAGTCGAGCTATGCAAATTCAGAAATGCAGCAGCTCTCTTTTTATGTGGACACCGAGTTGTTTATCCTAAAGCAATATGAAGAGGAGATCAATTATAAGATTCTTACACCAGAAGAAGTCGAGCAGGGCTTCTTTTTTAAATTCAACGAGAAAGTAATTCTTCGTACTGATAGCAAAACGCAAATGGATACGTTGGCTTCAGGTGTGAATAATGGCATTTATAAGCCAAACGAGGCAAGAGAATTGTTAAATTTACCTATTGCTGAGGGTGGGGATGTGTTAATGGTAAACGGCAATTATATTCCAGCCACCGATGTTGGAAAGCAGTACGATAAAGGGGGTGATCAAACATGAAGAGGTTTTGGAATTTCAGCGTAAATGCTGCGACACCAGATCAAGCTGAAACCGTTGAATTGAGAATTGAGGGAGACATCGTAAGCGATGAGGATGTGTGGTTATATGAGTGGTTTGGTATTGAAGCTACTGCTCCGAACATTTTTAAAGATGAGCTTGCTCATTATAACGAAAAGGATATTACGGTTTGGATAGACTCATACGGCGGAGATGTGTTTGCCGCAGCCGGTATTTATAATGCCCTTAAAGAACATAAAGGCAAGGTCACAACTAAAATTGATGGGAAGGCTATGTCAGCTGCAAGTGTCATCGCCATGGCTGGAGATGAGATACTCATGTCGCCGGTTAGTGTCATGATGATTCACAATCCACTTACTACCGCACAAGGAGACATGAGAGAGTTAAGAAAAACTGCGGATGTCTTAGACACGGTAAAGGAGACTATCATTAATGCATATATGGTCAAAACGAGAAGGTCTAAGGCGAAAATATCCGCCATGATGGATGATGAAACCTGGATGTCTGCAAATGTTGCTGTTAAACAAGGATTTGCTGATGGAGTCCTGTATCAGGAACAGGAAGCAGAAGAGGTAGTCAATTTCTCTTTTAATCGATTTGCCATACAAAACAGTGCAAATGAGTCCATGAAACGCTTGCTGAACTTTAAAAAAGCACAGGAACAGACATGGGCACCCGAAAACTTAGTGGACAATCAGAAAACAGAAAAAGAAAAACTATTATTGGAATTGGATTTAATCTAATTCTATTTTTTATTTCAAAATTTAAGGAGGCTACATCGTGAATCCAGAATTATTAAAAATGTTGAATGAGATTAACGCTAAAAAAACTGAAGCTAAAAAATTGATTGCTGAAGATAAAGTTGAGGAGGCAAAAGCAGTAAAGGAAGAACTGGTAAAGCTGCAAAATAAATTTGATCTTGCTAAGGATTTATTTGATGAACAGGAGGAGCAAGAAAAGGCAGCAGTCAAAAATAAAGTCAAAAAGCCTGTTAACAATGAGGAATCTCAGCATGGGGCTTTTGTTAATATCATCAAGGCTTCCCTTTTGAAGAAAGCCGTTAATGAGGATGATATGGAAATTTACAATATGATGACTGAGGCTGATCCAAACGCTGAGGGTGAATCAGATGGCGGTCTGACTGTTCCTCAGGATATTCGAACGCAGGTTAAAGAATTTCGTCGTGCTCTTGATGCTCTTGAACCACTGGTTAATGTTGAGCCGGTTTCCACTTTAAGCGGTTCTCGTGTGTTGGAAGTTACAGCTGATCATGTTCCGTTTGATAACGTGGATGAGGCAGCACAATTCCCTGATGCCGAAACACCTAAGTTCCGCAATATTGCTTACAAAGTATTGAAAAAAGGCGGCATCCTTAAGTTAACCCGTGAGCTCACACAAGACACATCGGAAGCAATTATCAGTTACCTTACAAGTTGGATCCAGAAAAAAGCTAGGGTTACACGTAATTTTATGATCCTTGCTGAGCTTGATGCTAGTTTTGGAGGATCTAAGACGAAAGTTTTAGCGGATATCGATGATTTTAAAGATGTATTTAACGTAACGCTCGATCCAGCTATTGCAGTCTCTTCCGGTGTGCTTACGAACCAAGATGGATTCAACTGGTTAGACAAACAAAAAGACGGGGACGGAAAATATATTCTTCAGCCGAACCCAACTAATGCTACTCAAAAATTGTTGTTTGGTACGTACCCTCTGAAAGTGGTATCTAACAAGGTGCTAAAATCTGCTACTGTAGGCGATCCTGAAGCACCAACAGGATATAAATATCCTTTCTATCTTGGTGACTTTAAAGAAGCTATCACAATTTTTGACCGTGAAACTTTGTCTATCGAGTTTTCTACAGAAGCCGGGGATCTATGGGGTAAAGATTTAACAGGCGTAAAAGTAAGAGAACGTTTAGACATTAAAACCGTTGATACGGAAGCTGTTATTAAAGGGGAAGTTGAAGTAACAGTATAAAAATAAGGAGGATGGGCAATGAGCGACCGTTCTACTAAAAATTATAGGAAGCCGGATAAGTGGGTAGTGGAAGGTGAACTTTCTATTAATGGCTCAGGAAAGATCACTAAAGACGGCCAAGAAATTAAGTTGGGTGGGGCAGTGTCCTGGGAAGATGTCCAGGGGAAGCCTTCCGCATTTACTCCATCTTCCCATACCCACAATATTTCGGACATCACAAGCCTGCAGACAACGCTAAACGGCAAGCTATCAGCATCAAAAGCAGCAACTCAGGCTGACAGTACAGCAACAGATGCAGCAGGATTGAAAAATGATTTTAATAACCTTCTGGCTAAACTTAAAGCTGCAGGAATTATGAATTAATTGGGGGTTATGCCCCCTCTCCGTTAAGGAGGAGATCGTTTGATTACTGTGAATGAAGCAAAAAGGTATCTAAGGATTGAAGAGGATTTCACTGAAGAAGATGAGGATGTAGGAGCTCTTGTCAGTGCAGCAGAAAAATATCTTAAAAATGCTGGATGTTTACTTAATCCAGATGATGAGATGGCCAAATTAGCTGTGAAAATGTTGACTATCCACTGGTATGAAAACCGAGAACCAATTGGTAACGGAGATAAACTCGCTTTTGGTTTGCAGAGCTTGATCACACAGCTGCAGCATTGTTTTGAAGAGGGTGAGCCATCAACATGAATCCAGGTAAATTTAGACACAGGATCATCTTTCAACAAATAAACCCTGGAGCTGTTGATGAAGAAGGCTTCCCTCTACCAGACGGTCAGTGGGCTGATGTGATGAAAGCCTGGGCTATGGCTAAGACGGTTAGCGGCCGTGAATATCACGAGGCATCTGCCACGCAAAACGAACGCACAACCAGATTTATTATCCGATATCGAAATGGGTTATCAGAGGATATGCGAGTAAAATACCAGGACAGAATTTTTGAGATAGAGGCGATTTTGCCAGACGATGAAGTCAGGAAGACCCTCACCGTTGTTTGTAAGGAGGCGGTTCAGTGAGTGCACAAGTTGATGGGCTTAACCAACTACTTTCTGAGTTTACCGAGATGGGACAGCAGCTCGAAGGCCGAACAAAAGAAAAGGCTCTTAAAGCCGGCGGGAATTATTTGAAAGGTAAGCTAAAAGAAAACGTACCTGTGGTCACTGGGAATTGGCGCGATAACATCATTGTGTCTGACATTAAAAATAACAAAGTCGATGTTGGTGCAGATCAGCAGGGGGATGCTTTTTACGGTTATTTTCATGAATTCGGGACATCGAAAATGGCAGCCCGTCCTGTATACGGCCCTACTCTAGAGAGTGAAAGAAGAACCATAAGAGATGAAATGGCTGCAGAAATCAGAAGGAATTTAGGTTTATGAGCTTAAACTCTTTGATTATTAACACGCTTAAACCTACAGGCTTCCCTGTTCGGTTCCTAACCCTGCTTGAATCAGACGGGAATCCTCCAACCTATATCAAGTTTTTTGAGTACAATCAATCCGGTGCGTTACACGGGGATGATAGAGAATTGAATTCTTCGTACTCCATTCAGGTTGATATTTTTAGCACAGGAAACTACAGCAATCTAGTGAAACAAGTAAAAGCTTTACTAATAGAAACTGGTTTTTCACGCACATTTGAAACCGAATTTTACGAAACGGACACCGAATTTTATCACAAGGTGCTCCGTTTTCATTTTGTTCAATAAAGAAGGAGGAATAAGAATGCCAACAATCGGACTTAGAGATATGCATTTCGCTAAATTTAAAGATGATGGGACATACGAGACTCCTGTCAAGCTGTCTGAAGCTATCTCGGCAACAGTCACACCTAACTATACAGTTACCACATTGTATGCGGATGACCGGGCTGTTAACGTTGCAAGTGCGCTTGGGGATATCGATGTTCAGATCAACCCAAAAGATTTACCAGCTGATGAATATGACCTGCTTATGGGTACAACCAAAAATACTGACGGTGTCATTGAGGATTCCGTGGATGACGTCGCTCCTTATGGGGCACTATTGTTCCGATTGCCGTTTGAACAGGGAGGCTTTCGCTACTACTGCTATTACAAAGGGAAATTCCAGCCTCCTGCTTTGACCCACAATACAAGAGGCGGTAGCACAGAATTCCAAACACCAACGATTTCCGGTAAATTTATGCCCCGCGATGATGGGAAATGGCGTGCTCATTTAGATGCCCCTGGGAAAGTTGAGAATCCAATTGCCGACACTTGGTTTGATTCTGTTTACAAACCAACCCCACCTGCACCTGAAACTACACCATAAGTCTAATGTAGAGGCGGTTTCTCCGTCTCTTTTTACATTTTCAAAGGAGGAATACACTTGAAAAATTTAACTATATTAATCAATGGCGAAGAAAAAACTTTCTCAATTCCTTTCGTCAACGGTTTGGTGTGGAGAAAGTTCATTGAACTACGTGCAAAAACAGAAAACCTAAGTGATTTAAAACCGGAAGAGTTAGACGAATTTGCCGAACTTGTAGTGTTTGCGTTTGGCGATAAATTTAGCCTAGAAGAGTTTTACGCCGGTGTACCGTATGACCAAGTGATGAGTACAATCGACGGTCTTTTTGTACCAACCGAAGGTGATGCTGAGGGAAACGGAAAAAAGTAACGTTTTCGGAAATGCATAAGACGAATAAAAAACTTTATCGCGATCTTGTGAAACAAGGATGGTCACTTACGCAAATTGATGAATCGGACATCTTTTTTTTATTTGATCTTCTTTCCGAGGATGAAGAAGATGAAGTACTTGTTTACGCCGATCAAGTCTCGTGGTTATAAGGAGGTGACAAAATGGCAGAAGTCGGGGCACTACGTATTAGTCTCGGTTTAGAAGATATTGATTTTACTCGAGGCATGAAGAATGCAAATGCTCGTTTAAGAGCACTCGACAATGAATTCAGGGCAATAACAGCAGGATCTGCCCGATTTGATAATAGTTTAGAAGCACTTGGCCGACAATCAGGCGTTTTGACACGGTCGCTTGGCGTCCATCAACAAAAAGTTGAAGAGCTTCGACGTAGGTATGATGAGAGCAAACGAACGAAAGGTGAAGACGCGACAGAAACCATCCGTGCAGCATCTGCCTATAACCGCGCGCTTACTTCAATGCGCAGAATGGAACAGCGGTTAGAGGCTGTGAACCGGCAGATTAATGAGCAGTCGAACTCATTTCGTCGGCTTCGGACAAGTCTAAACGACACAGGAGAAAACATGCAGCGGGTTGGCGGGCGTATGCAGTCAACCGGCGCGGATATTTCGCAATCCTTCGGAATCGCTACAGCCGCAATTGGTGGAGGGCTAGCTATTGCAGCCAAAAGCGCTATGGATTTTGAATCTCAAATGTCATCTGTCAAATCTGTCATGGCTCCAGACGAAGCAAAAGAGTTTGGAGGAGAGCTTGAAAAGTTGGCCGTTACGATGGGCGCAAAAACCAAATACTCTGCTACTGAAGCTGCACAAGGTATTGAAGAGCTGATCAAAGCCGGCGTTCAGACAACCGACATCATTAACGGCGGGTTAGACGGCGCCCTATCTCTTGCAACAGCTGGTGAGCTTGAGCTTGCAGACGCTGCGGAAATAGCTTCTACTGCGCTAAATGCGTTTAAGGATGACAACTTATCTGTCATGCAAGCGGCTGACCTATTAGCTGGAGCAGCCAATGCTTCGGCTACGTCCGTTTCCGAGATGAAATTCGGGCTCTCAGCCGTCTCAGCTGTTGCAAGCGGGATAGGTTTAACATTTGAGGATACTACAGCTGCCCTTGCGGCATTTTCACAGAACGGGTTAAAAGGTTCCGATGCAGGTACTTCACTTAAAACCATGTTACTGAATTTGTCCCCGTCGACTAAAGAAGCGACAAATCAAATGAGAGATTTAGGGCTTATTACCGAAAAAGGAAATAGCCTTTTTTATGATTCGGAAGGACACGTTAAGTCCTTAGCAGATATCTCTCAACTATTAAAAGACAAGTTGAAAGGTCTTACTGATGAGCAACGTCAGATGGCTTTAAAAACAATGTTCGGAACGGACGCTATTCGTGCGGCTAACATCCTTTACAAAGAAGGCGCGAATGGAATCAACAACATGGCTACGGCTATGGGAAAAGTGAAATCTGCCGACGTGGCAGCTGAAAAGCTTAATAACGTAAAAGGGCGATTGGAACAGCTGAAAGGATCCGTGGAAACTGCAGCGATCTCTCTTGGGAATGCTCTCCTCCCAACCCTCGATAAGGTGGTTGCCGGTGTCCAGGATGCAACGGATTGGTTTAACAGCCTGGACAAGGAGACACAGAATACTATCGCTACTACTGCTCTTGTTGCAACCGGGATTGCCGGCGTAACGGCCGCCCTTGGTGTCGGGCTAACCGTTGTTGGCGGGGCGATTTCCGGCTTTGGGGCTCTCACGGTAGCGTTGGGTGCGATGACAGGTCCGATCGGCTTAGTCGTAACCGGTCTTGGGCTGGCAACTGCGGCCGGTTTCGCTATTGCGGACTCGATGAATAAATCTAAAGAAGTAAACCTAGAGCATGCGGAATCAATGATCAATCAGCAGCATGAGCTGGAAGGATTGACCGGCAAATACGATGTTTTGAGAGAGAAAAATCAGCTTTCCAACGATGAGCTCCTCCGTTTTAAAGACATTCAGAGTGAGCTTGAATTTGCCAAATCAGCTGAAGAAATTAAAAGTCTAACTGATGAGGCGGACAGGCTCCGTGAAAAATCTGGATTGTCCAATGAAGAAATGAGCGAAATGCTCTCGTTGAATGATCAACTTATTGATAAGGTACCTGACGCTGACACCGTCCTTTCTGACCACGGAAATTCGATTATTGGAAACAGAGACGCACTCGGTGAAGCTAACGAGAAACTAAGGGAAAATATTGCGCTCGAATTAGAGAACCAACGAATTAAAGCTGAGGCGAATTTGACCGAGAACATCCGGAATTACATCAATGCGTTGGATGAATTACGTGAGAAAGAAGCAGAAAGAGACGAGGTCAGGCAGGCTCGAGATGAAACCGAAAAGCGTCTTGCAGATTTGAAAATCCAGGCTCAAAACGAGCTGAACGCCGGAAAGGATTTAGAAGCAGAAAAGACAATTGATGAAATTGCAAACGCAGAACTCCTTTTGAATCAACAAAATAATAAAATTTCTCTGCTTGCCGATGAGGTCGCTGAAAAACAAAACAGTGTGACGAAATCGGAAGAAGAAATCGGGAAGACCCAAGAGCTTTATGACAAGATGATTAATCTACATTTGGAGCAAGTGGGCATTAACGCGTCCGGTGCAGAAGGTATCGCCCAGCTAGATCAAGCTATAGAAAAAACTCAAAACCGAATCAATGAATTAAACAACGCCAAACGGGAACAGAGCGGATTAAATAAGGCCCAGCAGACGGAATTAAATAATTTAAGTAGCGCATTAGGCCTATACCAAAGTGCGAAGGGTGAAATTCGAAACATACAAGGCGAGCAACAGTCTGTGAACAGGAAGATTGACGAAGGGACCGGCAAGGCATCCAGCCTTACCGGTGAATTGGGTAAAGACGTAAATAAAAACGTAGACGTTGATGATAACGGAAAAGCAGATGATCTTAACGAAAAAGTCAGAAAATCCGTGAAGAAAAAAGTAACCCTAGCAGCGATTTGGGAAGGAGTAACGGCAGGAATGAGGGCAGCATTGCCTTTCTTTGCAAAAGGTACAAG
This window of the Bacillus gobiensis genome carries:
- the gpG gene encoding phage tail assembly chaperone G, producing the protein MKNLTILINGEEKTFSIPFVNGLVWRKFIELRAKTENLSDLKPEELDEFAELVVFAFGDKFSLEEFYAGVPYDQVMSTIDGLFVPTEGDAEGNGKK
- a CDS encoding head fiber protein, producing MSDRSTKNYRKPDKWVVEGELSINGSGKITKDGQEIKLGGAVSWEDVQGKPSAFTPSSHTHNISDITSLQTTLNGKLSASKAATQADSTATDAAGLKNDFNNLLAKLKAAGIMN
- a CDS encoding head-tail connector protein, with translation MNEAKRYLRIEEDFTEEDEDVGALVSAAEKYLKNAGCLLNPDDEMAKLAVKMLTIHWYENREPIGNGDKLAFGLQSLITQLQHCFEEGEPST
- a CDS encoding phage head closure protein, with protein sequence MNPGKFRHRIIFQQINPGAVDEEGFPLPDGQWADVMKAWAMAKTVSGREYHEASATQNERTTRFIIRYRNGLSEDMRVKYQDRIFEIEAILPDDEVRKTLTVVCKEAVQ
- a CDS encoding phage tail tape measure protein, with amino-acid sequence MAEVGALRISLGLEDIDFTRGMKNANARLRALDNEFRAITAGSARFDNSLEALGRQSGVLTRSLGVHQQKVEELRRRYDESKRTKGEDATETIRAASAYNRALTSMRRMEQRLEAVNRQINEQSNSFRRLRTSLNDTGENMQRVGGRMQSTGADISQSFGIATAAIGGGLAIAAKSAMDFESQMSSVKSVMAPDEAKEFGGELEKLAVTMGAKTKYSATEAAQGIEELIKAGVQTTDIINGGLDGALSLATAGELELADAAEIASTALNAFKDDNLSVMQAADLLAGAANASATSVSEMKFGLSAVSAVASGIGLTFEDTTAALAAFSQNGLKGSDAGTSLKTMLLNLSPSTKEATNQMRDLGLITEKGNSLFYDSEGHVKSLADISQLLKDKLKGLTDEQRQMALKTMFGTDAIRAANILYKEGANGINNMATAMGKVKSADVAAEKLNNVKGRLEQLKGSVETAAISLGNALLPTLDKVVAGVQDATDWFNSLDKETQNTIATTALVATGIAGVTAALGVGLTVVGGAISGFGALTVALGAMTGPIGLVVTGLGLATAAGFAIADSMNKSKEVNLEHAESMINQQHELEGLTGKYDVLREKNQLSNDELLRFKDIQSELEFAKSAEEIKSLTDEADRLREKSGLSNEEMSEMLSLNDQLIDKVPDADTVLSDHGNSIIGNRDALGEANEKLRENIALELENQRIKAEANLTENIRNYINALDELREKEAERDEVRQARDETEKRLADLKIQAQNELNAGKDLEAEKTIDEIANAELLLNQQNNKISLLADEVAEKQNSVTKSEEEIGKTQELYDKMINLHLEQVGINASGAEGIAQLDQAIEKTQNRINELNNAKREQSGLNKAQQTELNNLSSALGLYQSAKGEIRNIQGEQQSVNRKIDEGTGKASSLTGELGKDVNKNVDVDDNGKADDLNEKVRKSVKKKVTLAAIWEGVTAGMRAALPFFAKGTRNAPGGLSVVGEEGPELVHLPQGAKVIPNPETEAILRNWNIPMLASGGVTLSPGMAMVGEEGPEMLDLRGAATSPLPSSQPSESDVKQPVVIQVVTPEKRELARWLLDDITKMQDFKEMRLKTF
- a CDS encoding phage portal protein yields the protein MYQKFKNMLSPAPQAADMQSETLLEWLGISKTSKNMLSEVTYFTCLKMLSETLGKMPLKYYQETEKGIEKANSNAAHKLLKLRPNPVMTPSIFWAAVEQNRNHNGNAYVWLRKVFKPQRFGGSYEIQDMWVMPTESVQVYIDDAGYFGAKGQIWYVYTDKYSGERYTLRSDEVLHFKTSYSFDGVLGVPVKDILKSTVEGGLESQNFMNNLYKSGLTAKAALEYTGDLNEDAKKKLVAGFEQFANGSENSGKIIPVPLGMKLIPLDIKLTDSQFFELKKFSALQIAGAFGIKPNQINDYEKSSYANSEMQQLSFYVDTELFILKQYEEEINYKILTPEEVEQGFFFKFNEKVILRTDSKTQMDTLASGVNNGIYKPNEARELLNLPIAEGGDVLMVNGNYIPATDVGKQYDKGGDQT
- a CDS encoding major tail protein, which translates into the protein MPTIGLRDMHFAKFKDDGTYETPVKLSEAISATVTPNYTVTTLYADDRAVNVASALGDIDVQINPKDLPADEYDLLMGTTKNTDGVIEDSVDDVAPYGALLFRLPFEQGGFRYYCYYKGKFQPPALTHNTRGGSTEFQTPTISGKFMPRDDGKWRAHLDAPGKVENPIADTWFDSVYKPTPPAPETTP
- a CDS encoding HK97-gp10 family putative phage morphogenesis protein, which encodes MSAQVDGLNQLLSEFTEMGQQLEGRTKEKALKAGGNYLKGKLKENVPVVTGNWRDNIIVSDIKNNKVDVGADQQGDAFYGYFHEFGTSKMAARPVYGPTLESERRTIRDEMAAEIRRNLGL
- a CDS encoding head maturation protease, ClpP-related yields the protein MKRFWNFSVNAATPDQAETVELRIEGDIVSDEDVWLYEWFGIEATAPNIFKDELAHYNEKDITVWIDSYGGDVFAAAGIYNALKEHKGKVTTKIDGKAMSAASVIAMAGDEILMSPVSVMMIHNPLTTAQGDMRELRKTADVLDTVKETIINAYMVKTRRSKAKISAMMDDETWMSANVAVKQGFADGVLYQEQEAEEVVNFSFNRFAIQNSANESMKRLLNFKKAQEQTWAPENLVDNQKTEKEKLLLELDLI
- a CDS encoding phage major capsid protein encodes the protein MNPELLKMLNEINAKKTEAKKLIAEDKVEEAKAVKEELVKLQNKFDLAKDLFDEQEEQEKAAVKNKVKKPVNNEESQHGAFVNIIKASLLKKAVNEDDMEIYNMMTEADPNAEGESDGGLTVPQDIRTQVKEFRRALDALEPLVNVEPVSTLSGSRVLEVTADHVPFDNVDEAAQFPDAETPKFRNIAYKVLKKGGILKLTRELTQDTSEAIISYLTSWIQKKARVTRNFMILAELDASFGGSKTKVLADIDDFKDVFNVTLDPAIAVSSGVLTNQDGFNWLDKQKDGDGKYILQPNPTNATQKLLFGTYPLKVVSNKVLKSATVGDPEAPTGYKYPFYLGDFKEAITIFDRETLSIEFSTEAGDLWGKDLTGVKVRERLDIKTVDTEAVIKGEVEVTV